In Canis aureus isolate CA01 chromosome 25, VMU_Caureus_v.1.0, whole genome shotgun sequence, the genomic window cttccttctttcaactGCTGTGTACATTGGCGCAGTGAATTCCTCACACCACCTGAGGGCGCCAGTGCATCTATAGCCTTGGGTTTCGAATTCCTTTTCTCCCAAGGGTGTCCTCCTGGGTGGTACCCTTACTTGTCTGACCCTTACTGAAGTCTTCTTTGTAAATTTCCCCTTATTCCTCCCATTCTCCCTTCTACCATCTGGTCTTCTCttgtctaattttcttttctttttcttttctttccctttctctaccttgccttgccttgccttcccttcccttcctttccctgcctGAGGAGGCTCATGTTTACCATTATGTGTTACACCAGTTTTCTGTTGGCCCTCAGTCCTATGCTTATCCAGTGTACTTGGCTTTATATTACCTGGACTAGATGCCCACAGAGGATATCTCCCAGATTCCCAGGCTGGTGGCTTTTTCTTAGGGTCAACCAATGGAAAGTGTGGGTGAAAACTAAGAGAAGCAGCTAATCTGGTTCTGGGGGAGGCAAGGCAGTATCCCTTCAGCAGCCCCAGCATCCTCATTGATGACTGCCCCCTGGCCTTAGTACCTCTTCAGCATCCCAACAGTGGTGCCCCAATGACAGACTAGGGCTGATGGCTACCCCAGAAAGAGTGGATTCTCTCCCTGTTGCCACCAGGTGAAGGTAACAGGAGAGGCACAAAGTATGGAAAGTGTTTGTGAATCTTCCTTTGGCTCTGCCAGCCATTTTTAGATCCTTCTATCTTTTCTACAAGTCCCTATCTAGTCCAAGCTTATCCCCAACCTCCCTTCCAGCTCCTGAGTCTGGAATTTATGAGTCTTTATTATCAATGGCCTTCTTGGTGCTTTTACTTCTAGCAAAGCTTCCCCTCTAAATATTAGACCCAACAAGAATTCAGTTTCTTGTCAATTTTCTTAGTGCTAATCTCAATGGGAATGTTTCATAATTAAAAGGGAGAATAAATCCATTGTTTtgtctctgaataaattaaatatgagcCAACATAAGCAAGTAGCTCTTGGATCTTCTCAGGCATTCCAAAGGAAACTAGCCCTTATAAGATATTTTGTCATTCTGTTATGAACCAAGAAAATTTTCCCTACATCTGTTTTTCAACCATCTGATAAGATTCTTCCCCATCTCCCAATCATCCACTGCCTGTTCTCTGCTCTCTGAGCTGTTTTAAACCTTTTTGCAGCATTCTTTTCAGAGCTGATTTTACTTCCTTGTTCTTCAAGCTGTAAATAAGGGGATTTATTAGAGGAGTGACCACACTGTACTGTATGGAGAAAATCAGCTCCAGAGGTGAGCCTGAGGTTGGCATGAAATAGCGAAGAAAAGCAGATCCATAGAAAAAGCTCACTGCAgtgaggtgggaggagcaggtggagaaggcTTTACTTCTGCCTGAGGTGGAGCTGATGCTCAGGATGGTGGAGACAATGCGAGTATATGAGAAGAAGACCAGAAGCAAGGTTCCAGAAGCATGAATGATGGCAGAGCACACCAGGACTGTAAAGTTGGTGGAGATGTCAGAGCAAGATAGAGAAAATAGAGATGGCAGTTCACAGCTGAAGTGAGGGATGACCTGAACCTCACAGAAGTCCAAATTCCAAGCCATGAGGGTGTTAATGAGAGCATCCAGAAAGCCCAGTGCCCATGAGACCCATACCAGACCCCCACACAACTGTTTACTCATCAGCTGGCCATAGAGCAGGGGGTAGCAGATGGCAgtatagcggtcataggccatggcAGAGAGCACAAAAACTTCAGTTCCGGCGATGGAAAACACGAAAAATGCCTGAGTGAGGCAGCCTTCTACTGATACTGATTTCTTGTGAGATACGAGATTCTCCAGCATCTTGGGCACAATTACTGAAGTTAAACAAAGATCCAGGAAGGAGAGGTGGCTCaagaagaagtacatgggggtgtggagaTGGGTATCGGTCATAGTCACTATCATTATCATCAGGTTCCCCATGATGATCAGGAGGTAAATTGCTAGGAAAAGCACAAAGAGCAGAACCTGGATGTGGGGGTCAGCAGACAGTCCAAGGAAGATGAATTCTGTGATGGTGCTGTGGTTTCCTAAGACCATGGTAGAAGATGTTCCACTGGAATGAGGACAAAAAGACACATGAAATATTCACCTTCTTTTTGTGCCACCTTAGGATTACTACTTCCTTCTATGTATGCATGTATCTCTTTTCAGTGTGTTCACCTCgtgcatggatttttaaaaaatctactcttcctccctctccagaATTCTTCCCTCACTTGGTTGCCAGTTGCTTGGCTCCTGAACCAGCCGATTTGTGCTCTTTTCCCTTGTGACTACTCTCCCACAAATAAGCTCTGGTGACCTTTACATAATTTTTCAGTTTAGTTTATGACTGATTGGTTTCATCTCCTTGAACTGTGCTTTGATTTTATCTTGCAACACTACCAGTTAAATTATATCCAATATACCTCTTGGAGAAGTGATTCTAGTCATCTCTGGTTTCTTGAGTTACACAGTCTTTCAGTCTCCATTTAAAAGCTCACAATAGACCAatattacttaataataataatacttaataataattacttatatttattatacttctAGTTTTCATGTGTCTCTCTCtagtatatttgtttatttgattcaagggaaaaatttgaaatgtatttgtgtgtgaGTATGTATGTGGTGGGGAATGGGTTAAGAAAGAATAGTgctaatgtgtatttttaacGGTTAACCCTTCCCCCACTTCCAAAACTCAGATCTAGAAGACTCATTTAGTTCCTCAATCTGAACAGATAGGATTTGCATCTACTCTGTATGAGCCTATGACCAAAATGTGAATTCTACAATGCTCCTGAATAATGATAAACTTCTCTGGTTGGCATTTAAAGATTAACCACTATTTGAAGTAATTTCTCTACCTGCAGAGAACTTGTTTTACTTGGTCTTTTCTGGATCCTGGTGATCAGTATTTTAAACATTCCCCATGTGGttctgggtggctctgtgctgCAGAATCTGGTACCAGTTGGTCAGACAAAACTTGCTCTGGTACCCTAATTATTTTCCTATTCTCCACATTGACTTCAGCTGatacttttggattttt contains:
- the LOC144297577 gene encoding olfactory receptor 8S1-like, with the protein product MVLGNHSTITEFIFLGLSADPHIQVLLFVLFLAIYLLIIMGNLMIMIVTMTDTHLHTPMYFFLSHLSFLDLCLTSVIVPKMLENLVSHKKSVSVEGCLTQAFFVFSIAGTEVFVLSAMAYDRYTAICYPLLYGQLMSKQLCGGLVWVSWALGFLDALINTLMAWNLDFCEVQVIPHFSCELPSLFSLSCSDISTNFTVLVCSAIIHASGTLLLVFFSYTRIVSTILSISSTSGRSKAFSTCSSHLTAVSFFYGSAFLRYFMPTSGSPLELIFSIQYSVVTPLINPLIYSLKNKEVKSALKRMLQKGLKQLREQRTGSG